A single genomic interval of Festucalex cinctus isolate MCC-2025b chromosome 16, RoL_Fcin_1.0, whole genome shotgun sequence harbors:
- the cracr2ab gene encoding EF-hand calcium-binding domain-containing protein 4B isoform X1: MEHTEESRRPSGRGSGWGRIALLDKTKEFFQTCDVEGRGFVTRTDMRRLHRELPLSAEELEDVFDSLDMERSGFLTLEAFSSGFSQFLHGRRISVTDEPVQMQSPGLRAKEAFYQSQWEAKLSGDEDEEERHFCMLLDSLGASNVFEDPHEVRSLWAQLRRDEPHLLSNFEEFLARVTHQIKEAHQEKKDMESALQRKAATHDDEIRHLYEEMEAQIKTEKDRLLLKDSERLQSRSQDLEDQLSSKEKELELLFQKQKRLELECSELSSEKQESHVENVKLKVTNEELARALESTSQELLVAQDQLAVLQEQAARLHQEKEMEMYRVTEGLQREKQSLMKQLDLLREMNKHLKDERDICSGVPRTSLRKKQKQRAGLANIFDDSSQPAKRSPLVLDGSYQCLEALPVEHLQIVFVASSSCSEDDAVAVNSMKESAGLANGYGGPTPPKPHNVRAKGKKAIARPSSFRRSARERAKRPETKPDVRDEVLDSPPGGWPLRRVISIEEDHLPHLLQGGPQLLLHQLSEEEDSEEVHSDLECSVLTGKAGQIFLKKTPRSPRGQPVGKETQHVAEVPVLGPSRLFKVVLVGNSSVGKTSLLRSFCEGHFHPSTTATVGIDFSVKTLTLNNMQIAMQLWDTAGQERYRSITKQFFRKADGVVVMYDVTLEESFKAVRPWLANVKDAAGEGVQILVLGNKMDMEGDREVSFKEAKQMAQESKVMFYEVSAYTGKNVTESLTHLARVLMEQEDRVRDTTVILSAQPLKKKACCKCT; encoded by the exons ATGGAGCACACGGAGGAGAGCAGGAGGCCCAGTGGACGCGGCTCGGGCTGGGGTCGCATCGCCCTGCTGGATAAGACCAAGGAGTTCTTCCAGACGTGCGACGTGGAGGGCCGAGGTTTCGTCACGCGTACCGACATGAGG AGGCTCCACAGGGAGCTGCCGCTGTCGGCCGAGGAGCTGGAGGACGTCTTTGACTCTCTGGATATGGAGCGCAGTGGTTTTCTTACGCTTGAGGCCTTCTCTTCCGGATTCA GTCAGTTCCTCCACGGCCGAAGAATTTCAGTAACCGACGAGCCGGTCCAAATGCAGAGCCCGGGTCTCAGGGCCAAAGAGGCTTTCTACCAGAGCCAATGGGAAGCCAAGCTGTCTGGGGACGAGGATGAGGAAGAGAGACACTTCTGTATGCTGCTGGACAGCCTGGGAGCCAGTAATGTTTTTGAGGA TCCGCATGAGGTGCGTAGCCTGTGGGCGCAGCTCAGGCGGGACGAGCCACACCTGCTGTCCAACTTTGAGGAGTTCCTAGCCAGGGTCACCCATCAGATCAAGGAGGCCCACCAGGAGAAGAAGGACATGGAGAGCGCCCTCCAGAG GAAGGCAGCGACGCATGACGATGAGATCCGCCACCTGTACGAGGAGATGGAAGCACAGATCAAGACGGAGAAGGACAGGCTGCTGCTCAAG GACTCGGAGCGTCTCCAGTCGAGAAGCCAGGACCTAGAAGACCAGCTGTCCTCTAAGGAGAAAGAACTGGAGCTGCTGTTCCAGAAGCAGAAGAGG TTGGAGCTGGAGTGCAGCGAACTGAGCAGCGAGAAGCAGGAGAGCCACGTGGAGAACGTCAAGTTGAAGGTGACCAACGAGGAGCTGGCGCGGGCGCTGGAGAGCACCAGCCAGGAGCTGCTGGTGGCCCAGGACCAGCTGGCCGTGCTGCAGgagcaggccgcccgcctgCACCAGGAGAAGGAGAT GGAAATGTACAGAGTGACGGAAGGACTGCAAAGAGAGAAGCAAAGCCTCATGAAGCAACTCGACCTCCTCAG AGAAATGAACAAACATTTAAAGGACGAACGGGACATCTGCTCCGGTGtg ccgagAACATCTCTGAGGAAGAAACAGAAGCAGCGAGCTGGCCTGGCCAACATATTTGATGACAGCAGCCAACCTGCCAAAAG ATCTCCTCTGGTGCTGGATGGCTCCTACCAGTGTCTGGAGGCCTTGCCTGTAGAGCACCTTCAAATCGTGTTTGTTGCTTCCTCCTCCTGTAGTGAGGATGACGCAGTCGCTGTCAATTCCATGAAGGAGAGCGCCGGATTGGCCAACGGCTACGGCGGCCCCACCCCTCCCAAGCCTCACAACGTGAGGGCCAAGGGCAAGAAAGCCATCGCCAGGCCCTCCAGTTTTAGGAGGAGCGCCAGAGAGCGGGCCAAGAGGCCCGAGACCAAGCCCGACGTCCGGGATGAGGTGCTGGATTCCCCCCCGGGCGGGTGGCCCCTCCGCCGGGTCATCTCCATCGAAGAGGACCACCTGCCTCACCTCCTGCAGGGGGGGCCGCAGCTCCTCCTGCACCAGCTCAGTGAGGAGGAAGATAGCGAGGAGGTGCACAGTGATTTGGAATGCAGCGTGCTCACCGGGAAAGCGGGCCAAATTTTCCTGAAGAAGACCCCCAGGTCGCCGCGGGGGCAGCCGGTCGGGAAGGAGACCCAGCAC GTGGCAGAAGTGCCCGTGTTAGGCCCCAGTCGTCTGTTTAAGGTGGTCCTGGTGGGCAACTCCAGTGTAGGCAAGACGTCACTTCTACGCTCCTTCTGTGAGGGACATTTCCACCCATCCACCACGGCCACTGTGG GGATCGACTTCAGCGTGAAGACGTTAACCTTGAACAATATGCAAATCGCGATGCAGCTTTGGGACACGGCGGGTCAAGAGAG GTACCGCAGCATCACCAAGCAGTTCTTTCGCAAGGCCGACGGCGTGGTGGTGATGTACGACGTCACGCTGGAGGAGAGCTTCAAGGCTGTGCGACCCTGGCTCGCCAACGTCAAG gatgcTGCAGGAGAAGGCGTCCAAATCCTTGTTCTGGGCAACAAAATGGACATGGAAGGAGACAGGGAGGTGTcttttaaagaagcaaaacagaTGGCCCAG GAAAGCAAGGTGATGTTCTACGAGGTCAGCGCCTACACGGGCAAGAACGTGACCGAATCCCTGACCCACCTGGCCCG GGTGTTGATGGAGCAGGAGGACCGCGTGAGAGACACCACCGTCATCCTCAGCGCTCAGCCCTTGAAGAAGAAGGCCTGCTGCAA gtgtacctaa
- the cracr2ab gene encoding EF-hand calcium-binding domain-containing protein 4B isoform X3, whose product MEHTEESRRPSGRGSGWGRIALLDKTKEFFQTCDVEGRGFVTRTDMRRLHRELPLSAEELEDVFDSLDMERSGFLTLEAFSSGFSQFLHGRRISVTDEPVQMQSPGLRAKEAFYQSQWEAKLSGDEDEEERHFCMLLDSLGASNVFEDPHEVRSLWAQLRRDEPHLLSNFEEFLARVTHQIKEAHQEKKDMESALQRKAATHDDEIRHLYEEMEAQIKTEKDRLLLKDSERLQSRSQDLEDQLSSKEKELELLFQKQKRLELECSELSSEKQESHVENVKLKVTNEELARALESTSQELLVAQDQLAVLQEQAARLHQEKEMEMYRVTEGLQREKQSLMKQLDLLREMNKHLKDERDICSGVPRTSLRKKQKQRAGLANIFDDSSQPAKSEDDAVAVNSMKESAGLANGYGGPTPPKPHNVRAKGKKAIARPSSFRRSARERAKRPETKPDVRDEVLDSPPGGWPLRRVISIEEDHLPHLLQGGPQLLLHQLSEEEDSEEVHSDLECSVLTGKAGQIFLKKTPRSPRGQPVGKETQHVAEVPVLGPSRLFKVVLVGNSSVGKTSLLRSFCEGHFHPSTTATVGIDFSVKTLTLNNMQIAMQLWDTAGQERYRSITKQFFRKADGVVVMYDVTLEESFKAVRPWLANVKDAAGEGVQILVLGNKMDMEGDREVSFKEAKQMAQESKVMFYEVSAYTGKNVTESLTHLARVLMEQEDRVRDTTVILSAQPLKKKACCKCT is encoded by the exons ATGGAGCACACGGAGGAGAGCAGGAGGCCCAGTGGACGCGGCTCGGGCTGGGGTCGCATCGCCCTGCTGGATAAGACCAAGGAGTTCTTCCAGACGTGCGACGTGGAGGGCCGAGGTTTCGTCACGCGTACCGACATGAGG AGGCTCCACAGGGAGCTGCCGCTGTCGGCCGAGGAGCTGGAGGACGTCTTTGACTCTCTGGATATGGAGCGCAGTGGTTTTCTTACGCTTGAGGCCTTCTCTTCCGGATTCA GTCAGTTCCTCCACGGCCGAAGAATTTCAGTAACCGACGAGCCGGTCCAAATGCAGAGCCCGGGTCTCAGGGCCAAAGAGGCTTTCTACCAGAGCCAATGGGAAGCCAAGCTGTCTGGGGACGAGGATGAGGAAGAGAGACACTTCTGTATGCTGCTGGACAGCCTGGGAGCCAGTAATGTTTTTGAGGA TCCGCATGAGGTGCGTAGCCTGTGGGCGCAGCTCAGGCGGGACGAGCCACACCTGCTGTCCAACTTTGAGGAGTTCCTAGCCAGGGTCACCCATCAGATCAAGGAGGCCCACCAGGAGAAGAAGGACATGGAGAGCGCCCTCCAGAG GAAGGCAGCGACGCATGACGATGAGATCCGCCACCTGTACGAGGAGATGGAAGCACAGATCAAGACGGAGAAGGACAGGCTGCTGCTCAAG GACTCGGAGCGTCTCCAGTCGAGAAGCCAGGACCTAGAAGACCAGCTGTCCTCTAAGGAGAAAGAACTGGAGCTGCTGTTCCAGAAGCAGAAGAGG TTGGAGCTGGAGTGCAGCGAACTGAGCAGCGAGAAGCAGGAGAGCCACGTGGAGAACGTCAAGTTGAAGGTGACCAACGAGGAGCTGGCGCGGGCGCTGGAGAGCACCAGCCAGGAGCTGCTGGTGGCCCAGGACCAGCTGGCCGTGCTGCAGgagcaggccgcccgcctgCACCAGGAGAAGGAGAT GGAAATGTACAGAGTGACGGAAGGACTGCAAAGAGAGAAGCAAAGCCTCATGAAGCAACTCGACCTCCTCAG AGAAATGAACAAACATTTAAAGGACGAACGGGACATCTGCTCCGGTGtg ccgagAACATCTCTGAGGAAGAAACAGAAGCAGCGAGCTGGCCTGGCCAACATATTTGATGACAGCAGCCAACCTGCCAAAAG TGAGGATGACGCAGTCGCTGTCAATTCCATGAAGGAGAGCGCCGGATTGGCCAACGGCTACGGCGGCCCCACCCCTCCCAAGCCTCACAACGTGAGGGCCAAGGGCAAGAAAGCCATCGCCAGGCCCTCCAGTTTTAGGAGGAGCGCCAGAGAGCGGGCCAAGAGGCCCGAGACCAAGCCCGACGTCCGGGATGAGGTGCTGGATTCCCCCCCGGGCGGGTGGCCCCTCCGCCGGGTCATCTCCATCGAAGAGGACCACCTGCCTCACCTCCTGCAGGGGGGGCCGCAGCTCCTCCTGCACCAGCTCAGTGAGGAGGAAGATAGCGAGGAGGTGCACAGTGATTTGGAATGCAGCGTGCTCACCGGGAAAGCGGGCCAAATTTTCCTGAAGAAGACCCCCAGGTCGCCGCGGGGGCAGCCGGTCGGGAAGGAGACCCAGCAC GTGGCAGAAGTGCCCGTGTTAGGCCCCAGTCGTCTGTTTAAGGTGGTCCTGGTGGGCAACTCCAGTGTAGGCAAGACGTCACTTCTACGCTCCTTCTGTGAGGGACATTTCCACCCATCCACCACGGCCACTGTGG GGATCGACTTCAGCGTGAAGACGTTAACCTTGAACAATATGCAAATCGCGATGCAGCTTTGGGACACGGCGGGTCAAGAGAG GTACCGCAGCATCACCAAGCAGTTCTTTCGCAAGGCCGACGGCGTGGTGGTGATGTACGACGTCACGCTGGAGGAGAGCTTCAAGGCTGTGCGACCCTGGCTCGCCAACGTCAAG gatgcTGCAGGAGAAGGCGTCCAAATCCTTGTTCTGGGCAACAAAATGGACATGGAAGGAGACAGGGAGGTGTcttttaaagaagcaaaacagaTGGCCCAG GAAAGCAAGGTGATGTTCTACGAGGTCAGCGCCTACACGGGCAAGAACGTGACCGAATCCCTGACCCACCTGGCCCG GGTGTTGATGGAGCAGGAGGACCGCGTGAGAGACACCACCGTCATCCTCAGCGCTCAGCCCTTGAAGAAGAAGGCCTGCTGCAA gtgtacctaa
- the cracr2ab gene encoding EF-hand calcium-binding domain-containing protein 4B isoform X2 — MEHTEESRRPSGRGSGWGRIALLDKTKEFFQTCDVEGRGFVTRTDMRRLHRELPLSAEELEDVFDSLDMERSGFLTLEAFSSGFSQFLHGRRISVTDEPVQMQSPGLRAKEAFYQSQWEAKLSGDEDEEERHFCMLLDSLGASNVFEDPHEVRSLWAQLRRDEPHLLSNFEEFLARVTHQIKEAHQEKKDMESALQRKAATHDDEIRHLYEEMEAQIKTEKDRLLLKDSERLQSRSQDLEDQLSSKEKELELLFQKQKRLELECSELSSEKQESHVENVKLKVTNEELARALESTSQELLVAQDQLAVLQEQAARLHQEKEMEMYRVTEGLQREKQSLMKQLDLLREMNKHLKDERDICSGVPRTSLRKKQKQRAGLANIFDDSSQPAKRSPLVLDGSYQCLEALPVEHLQIVFVASSSCSEDDAVAVNSMKESAGLANGYGGPTPPKPHNVRAKGKKAIARPSSFRRSARERAKRPETKPDVRDEVLDSPPGGWPLRRVISIEEDHLPHLLQGGPQLLLHQLSEEEDSEEVHSDLECSVLTGKAGQIFLKKTPRSPRGQPVGKETQHVAEVPVLGPSRLFKVVLVGNSSVGKTSLLRSFCEGHFHPSTTATVGIDFSVKTLTLNNMQIAMQLWDTAGQERYRSITKQFFRKADGVVVMYDVTLEESFKAVRPWLANVKDAAGEGVQILVLGNKMDMEGDREVSFKEAKQMAQESKVMFYEVSAYTGKNVTESLTHLARVLMEQEDRVRDTTVILSAQPLKKKACCK; from the exons ATGGAGCACACGGAGGAGAGCAGGAGGCCCAGTGGACGCGGCTCGGGCTGGGGTCGCATCGCCCTGCTGGATAAGACCAAGGAGTTCTTCCAGACGTGCGACGTGGAGGGCCGAGGTTTCGTCACGCGTACCGACATGAGG AGGCTCCACAGGGAGCTGCCGCTGTCGGCCGAGGAGCTGGAGGACGTCTTTGACTCTCTGGATATGGAGCGCAGTGGTTTTCTTACGCTTGAGGCCTTCTCTTCCGGATTCA GTCAGTTCCTCCACGGCCGAAGAATTTCAGTAACCGACGAGCCGGTCCAAATGCAGAGCCCGGGTCTCAGGGCCAAAGAGGCTTTCTACCAGAGCCAATGGGAAGCCAAGCTGTCTGGGGACGAGGATGAGGAAGAGAGACACTTCTGTATGCTGCTGGACAGCCTGGGAGCCAGTAATGTTTTTGAGGA TCCGCATGAGGTGCGTAGCCTGTGGGCGCAGCTCAGGCGGGACGAGCCACACCTGCTGTCCAACTTTGAGGAGTTCCTAGCCAGGGTCACCCATCAGATCAAGGAGGCCCACCAGGAGAAGAAGGACATGGAGAGCGCCCTCCAGAG GAAGGCAGCGACGCATGACGATGAGATCCGCCACCTGTACGAGGAGATGGAAGCACAGATCAAGACGGAGAAGGACAGGCTGCTGCTCAAG GACTCGGAGCGTCTCCAGTCGAGAAGCCAGGACCTAGAAGACCAGCTGTCCTCTAAGGAGAAAGAACTGGAGCTGCTGTTCCAGAAGCAGAAGAGG TTGGAGCTGGAGTGCAGCGAACTGAGCAGCGAGAAGCAGGAGAGCCACGTGGAGAACGTCAAGTTGAAGGTGACCAACGAGGAGCTGGCGCGGGCGCTGGAGAGCACCAGCCAGGAGCTGCTGGTGGCCCAGGACCAGCTGGCCGTGCTGCAGgagcaggccgcccgcctgCACCAGGAGAAGGAGAT GGAAATGTACAGAGTGACGGAAGGACTGCAAAGAGAGAAGCAAAGCCTCATGAAGCAACTCGACCTCCTCAG AGAAATGAACAAACATTTAAAGGACGAACGGGACATCTGCTCCGGTGtg ccgagAACATCTCTGAGGAAGAAACAGAAGCAGCGAGCTGGCCTGGCCAACATATTTGATGACAGCAGCCAACCTGCCAAAAG ATCTCCTCTGGTGCTGGATGGCTCCTACCAGTGTCTGGAGGCCTTGCCTGTAGAGCACCTTCAAATCGTGTTTGTTGCTTCCTCCTCCTGTAGTGAGGATGACGCAGTCGCTGTCAATTCCATGAAGGAGAGCGCCGGATTGGCCAACGGCTACGGCGGCCCCACCCCTCCCAAGCCTCACAACGTGAGGGCCAAGGGCAAGAAAGCCATCGCCAGGCCCTCCAGTTTTAGGAGGAGCGCCAGAGAGCGGGCCAAGAGGCCCGAGACCAAGCCCGACGTCCGGGATGAGGTGCTGGATTCCCCCCCGGGCGGGTGGCCCCTCCGCCGGGTCATCTCCATCGAAGAGGACCACCTGCCTCACCTCCTGCAGGGGGGGCCGCAGCTCCTCCTGCACCAGCTCAGTGAGGAGGAAGATAGCGAGGAGGTGCACAGTGATTTGGAATGCAGCGTGCTCACCGGGAAAGCGGGCCAAATTTTCCTGAAGAAGACCCCCAGGTCGCCGCGGGGGCAGCCGGTCGGGAAGGAGACCCAGCAC GTGGCAGAAGTGCCCGTGTTAGGCCCCAGTCGTCTGTTTAAGGTGGTCCTGGTGGGCAACTCCAGTGTAGGCAAGACGTCACTTCTACGCTCCTTCTGTGAGGGACATTTCCACCCATCCACCACGGCCACTGTGG GGATCGACTTCAGCGTGAAGACGTTAACCTTGAACAATATGCAAATCGCGATGCAGCTTTGGGACACGGCGGGTCAAGAGAG GTACCGCAGCATCACCAAGCAGTTCTTTCGCAAGGCCGACGGCGTGGTGGTGATGTACGACGTCACGCTGGAGGAGAGCTTCAAGGCTGTGCGACCCTGGCTCGCCAACGTCAAG gatgcTGCAGGAGAAGGCGTCCAAATCCTTGTTCTGGGCAACAAAATGGACATGGAAGGAGACAGGGAGGTGTcttttaaagaagcaaaacagaTGGCCCAG GAAAGCAAGGTGATGTTCTACGAGGTCAGCGCCTACACGGGCAAGAACGTGACCGAATCCCTGACCCACCTGGCCCG GGTGTTGATGGAGCAGGAGGACCGCGTGAGAGACACCACCGTCATCCTCAGCGCTCAGCCCTTGAAGAAGAAGGCCTGCTGCAAGTGA
- the cracr2ab gene encoding EF-hand calcium-binding domain-containing protein 4B isoform X4 — MQSPGLRAKEAFYQSQWEAKLSGDEDEEERHFCMLLDSLGASNVFEDPHEVRSLWAQLRRDEPHLLSNFEEFLARVTHQIKEAHQEKKDMESALQRKAATHDDEIRHLYEEMEAQIKTEKDRLLLKDSERLQSRSQDLEDQLSSKEKELELLFQKQKRLELECSELSSEKQESHVENVKLKVTNEELARALESTSQELLVAQDQLAVLQEQAARLHQEKEMEMYRVTEGLQREKQSLMKQLDLLREMNKHLKDERDICSGVPRTSLRKKQKQRAGLANIFDDSSQPAKRSPLVLDGSYQCLEALPVEHLQIVFVASSSCSEDDAVAVNSMKESAGLANGYGGPTPPKPHNVRAKGKKAIARPSSFRRSARERAKRPETKPDVRDEVLDSPPGGWPLRRVISIEEDHLPHLLQGGPQLLLHQLSEEEDSEEVHSDLECSVLTGKAGQIFLKKTPRSPRGQPVGKETQHVAEVPVLGPSRLFKVVLVGNSSVGKTSLLRSFCEGHFHPSTTATVGIDFSVKTLTLNNMQIAMQLWDTAGQERYRSITKQFFRKADGVVVMYDVTLEESFKAVRPWLANVKDAAGEGVQILVLGNKMDMEGDREVSFKEAKQMAQESKVMFYEVSAYTGKNVTESLTHLARVLMEQEDRVRDTTVILSAQPLKKKACCKCT, encoded by the exons ATGCAGAGCCCGGGTCTCAGGGCCAAAGAGGCTTTCTACCAGAGCCAATGGGAAGCCAAGCTGTCTGGGGACGAGGATGAGGAAGAGAGACACTTCTGTATGCTGCTGGACAGCCTGGGAGCCAGTAATGTTTTTGAGGA TCCGCATGAGGTGCGTAGCCTGTGGGCGCAGCTCAGGCGGGACGAGCCACACCTGCTGTCCAACTTTGAGGAGTTCCTAGCCAGGGTCACCCATCAGATCAAGGAGGCCCACCAGGAGAAGAAGGACATGGAGAGCGCCCTCCAGAG GAAGGCAGCGACGCATGACGATGAGATCCGCCACCTGTACGAGGAGATGGAAGCACAGATCAAGACGGAGAAGGACAGGCTGCTGCTCAAG GACTCGGAGCGTCTCCAGTCGAGAAGCCAGGACCTAGAAGACCAGCTGTCCTCTAAGGAGAAAGAACTGGAGCTGCTGTTCCAGAAGCAGAAGAGG TTGGAGCTGGAGTGCAGCGAACTGAGCAGCGAGAAGCAGGAGAGCCACGTGGAGAACGTCAAGTTGAAGGTGACCAACGAGGAGCTGGCGCGGGCGCTGGAGAGCACCAGCCAGGAGCTGCTGGTGGCCCAGGACCAGCTGGCCGTGCTGCAGgagcaggccgcccgcctgCACCAGGAGAAGGAGAT GGAAATGTACAGAGTGACGGAAGGACTGCAAAGAGAGAAGCAAAGCCTCATGAAGCAACTCGACCTCCTCAG AGAAATGAACAAACATTTAAAGGACGAACGGGACATCTGCTCCGGTGtg ccgagAACATCTCTGAGGAAGAAACAGAAGCAGCGAGCTGGCCTGGCCAACATATTTGATGACAGCAGCCAACCTGCCAAAAG ATCTCCTCTGGTGCTGGATGGCTCCTACCAGTGTCTGGAGGCCTTGCCTGTAGAGCACCTTCAAATCGTGTTTGTTGCTTCCTCCTCCTGTAGTGAGGATGACGCAGTCGCTGTCAATTCCATGAAGGAGAGCGCCGGATTGGCCAACGGCTACGGCGGCCCCACCCCTCCCAAGCCTCACAACGTGAGGGCCAAGGGCAAGAAAGCCATCGCCAGGCCCTCCAGTTTTAGGAGGAGCGCCAGAGAGCGGGCCAAGAGGCCCGAGACCAAGCCCGACGTCCGGGATGAGGTGCTGGATTCCCCCCCGGGCGGGTGGCCCCTCCGCCGGGTCATCTCCATCGAAGAGGACCACCTGCCTCACCTCCTGCAGGGGGGGCCGCAGCTCCTCCTGCACCAGCTCAGTGAGGAGGAAGATAGCGAGGAGGTGCACAGTGATTTGGAATGCAGCGTGCTCACCGGGAAAGCGGGCCAAATTTTCCTGAAGAAGACCCCCAGGTCGCCGCGGGGGCAGCCGGTCGGGAAGGAGACCCAGCAC GTGGCAGAAGTGCCCGTGTTAGGCCCCAGTCGTCTGTTTAAGGTGGTCCTGGTGGGCAACTCCAGTGTAGGCAAGACGTCACTTCTACGCTCCTTCTGTGAGGGACATTTCCACCCATCCACCACGGCCACTGTGG GGATCGACTTCAGCGTGAAGACGTTAACCTTGAACAATATGCAAATCGCGATGCAGCTTTGGGACACGGCGGGTCAAGAGAG GTACCGCAGCATCACCAAGCAGTTCTTTCGCAAGGCCGACGGCGTGGTGGTGATGTACGACGTCACGCTGGAGGAGAGCTTCAAGGCTGTGCGACCCTGGCTCGCCAACGTCAAG gatgcTGCAGGAGAAGGCGTCCAAATCCTTGTTCTGGGCAACAAAATGGACATGGAAGGAGACAGGGAGGTGTcttttaaagaagcaaaacagaTGGCCCAG GAAAGCAAGGTGATGTTCTACGAGGTCAGCGCCTACACGGGCAAGAACGTGACCGAATCCCTGACCCACCTGGCCCG GGTGTTGATGGAGCAGGAGGACCGCGTGAGAGACACCACCGTCATCCTCAGCGCTCAGCCCTTGAAGAAGAAGGCCTGCTGCAA gtgtacctaa